Proteins encoded together in one Deinococcus irradiatisoli window:
- a CDS encoding PA2169 family four-helix-bundle protein translates to MTLNTDQVNDKLQHILGTLRDGEKGFAEAAEHAKDASLQSLFQGRSTQRAEMARAVEAKLTEGGEHARKEGSVGAALHRTWINVRDAVTGRDDASVVAEVERGEDTAVKNYQDVLGDANLPADVRSMIEGQFAQVKASHDEISTLKHQWEAKKS, encoded by the coding sequence ATGACCCTGAACACCGATCAAGTCAACGACAAACTGCAGCACATCCTGGGTACCCTGCGCGACGGCGAAAAAGGCTTTGCCGAGGCCGCCGAGCACGCCAAGGACGCCAGCCTCCAGAGCCTGTTCCAGGGCCGCAGCACCCAGCGCGCCGAGATGGCCCGCGCCGTGGAAGCCAAACTCACCGAGGGCGGCGAGCATGCCCGCAAGGAAGGCAGCGTCGGCGCCGCACTGCACCGCACCTGGATCAACGTGCGTGACGCGGTTACCGGGCGCGACGACGCCAGCGTCGTGGCCGAAGTCGAGCGCGGCGAGGACACCGCCGTCAAGAACTACCAGGACGTGCTCGGTGACGCCAACCTGCCCGCCGACGTGCGCTCGATGATCGAGGGCCAGTTCGCGCAGGTCAAGGCCAGCCACGACGAGATCAGCACCCTCAAGCACCAGTGGGAAGCCAAGAAGAGCTGA
- a CDS encoding aminopeptidase yields the protein MTSSDTELTFEQKLQHYADLAVRVGLGLRAGQRVLVQAPVEAAPLARAVVRSAYEAGASFADVRWDDDDVQKARFELAPEGSFETISRWRVDAELEVANDAGAVIAIRATDPGLHAAADPQKLAQHQRALATYRKPYSLQVMTNQLNWNLITAPLPGSARLIFPDVPVEQAVKQYWEAIFKAARADQPDPIAAWQEHLDKLHARKKILTDKQYHALHFKGGGTDLTVGLAEDHIWGGGTSLTPSGIEFTANIPTEEVWTAPHRERVEGTVVSTKPLSYNGVLISGIRIRFEGGRVVEASAESGQDVLRELIATDEGSHRLGEVALVPHSSPISQSGLFFYNTLYDENAASHIAIGSAYRFNIEGGVESSETFAAKGGNDSLLHVDWMIGSAEMDVDGLTQDGQREAVMRAGEFVI from the coding sequence ATGACTTCAAGCGACACCGAGCTGACGTTCGAACAGAAGCTGCAACATTACGCCGACCTCGCCGTGCGGGTGGGGCTGGGCCTCCGGGCCGGCCAGCGGGTGCTGGTGCAAGCGCCGGTCGAGGCCGCGCCGCTGGCCCGCGCCGTGGTCCGCAGCGCCTACGAAGCTGGGGCCAGCTTTGCCGACGTGCGCTGGGACGACGACGACGTGCAAAAAGCCCGCTTCGAGCTGGCGCCGGAGGGAAGTTTCGAGACGATCAGCCGCTGGCGGGTGGACGCCGAACTCGAAGTGGCCAACGACGCAGGCGCGGTGATCGCCATCCGGGCCACCGATCCCGGCCTGCACGCCGCCGCCGATCCGCAGAAGCTGGCCCAGCACCAGCGGGCGCTGGCGACCTACCGCAAGCCCTACAGCCTGCAGGTCATGACCAACCAGCTCAACTGGAACCTGATCACCGCGCCGCTACCCGGCAGTGCTCGGCTGATTTTCCCTGACGTGCCGGTGGAGCAGGCGGTGAAGCAGTACTGGGAAGCCATTTTCAAGGCCGCCCGCGCCGATCAGCCCGACCCCATCGCGGCGTGGCAGGAGCACCTGGACAAGCTGCACGCCCGCAAGAAGATCCTCACCGACAAGCAGTACCACGCCCTGCACTTCAAAGGCGGCGGCACTGACCTCACGGTGGGCCTGGCCGAGGACCACATCTGGGGCGGCGGCACCAGCCTGACGCCCAGCGGCATCGAGTTCACCGCCAACATTCCCACCGAGGAAGTCTGGACCGCGCCGCACCGCGAGCGGGTCGAGGGCACGGTGGTCAGCACCAAGCCCCTGAGCTACAACGGCGTGCTGATTTCCGGCATCCGGATTCGCTTCGAGGGCGGCCGGGTGGTGGAGGCCAGCGCCGAGAGCGGCCAGGACGTGCTGCGAGAACTCATCGCCACCGACGAAGGCAGCCACCGCCTGGGCGAAGTGGCGCTGGTGCCGCACTCCTCGCCGATCAGCCAGAGCGGGCTGTTTTTCTATAACACCCTCTACGACGAGAACGCCGCCTCGCACATCGCCATCGGCAGCGCCTACCGCTTCAACATCGAAGGCGGCGTGGAGAGTAGCGAGACGTTCGCCGCGAAGGGAGGCAACGATTCACTGCTGCACGTTGACTGGATGATCGGCAGCGCCGAGATGGACGTGGACGGCCTGACCCAAGACGGGCAGCGTGAGGCCGTGATGCGGGCCGGCGAGTTCGTGATCTAA
- the otnK gene encoding 3-oxo-tetronate kinase has product MRYGCIADDFTGASDLANTLTQQGFQVAQLLGVPPEGVAAPGGADALVVALKSRTLPAGEAVAQSLAALHWLQQQGCQRFYFKYCSTFDSTPSGNIGPVTEALLDALNADWTIICPAFPATGRTVYQGHLFVHGALLSDSPMRHHPLTPMTDANLLRLLGAQTQLPVGLLPYAEVRRGAEAAPQALDHLARQGRRLIVTDALTETDLRTLAEATQALPLITGASGLAVGLRPNGSSASARALPAPAGRRAILSGSASAATLEQIGRARALMPSLKLDVLNLADDFEAQISSALHWAGQQPPDAPFLIYGSGTPEEVQQAQARLGAAQAGALLERALAVLAGQLVAGGVRQLIVAGGETSAAALQALEVQLLHIGPEIAPGVPWTLAEREGEPLYLALKSGNFGGPDFFLEAWKVLEGVHSA; this is encoded by the coding sequence GTGCGTTACGGCTGCATCGCCGACGATTTTACCGGCGCCAGCGACCTCGCCAACACCCTGACGCAGCAGGGCTTTCAGGTGGCGCAGTTGCTGGGGGTGCCGCCCGAGGGTGTGGCCGCACCCGGCGGCGCCGACGCCCTGGTGGTGGCGCTCAAGTCACGCACCCTGCCCGCCGGTGAAGCGGTGGCGCAGTCGCTGGCCGCGTTGCATTGGCTGCAGCAGCAAGGGTGCCAGCGGTTTTACTTCAAGTACTGCTCCACCTTCGATTCCACGCCGTCCGGCAACATCGGCCCAGTCACCGAAGCGCTGCTGGACGCCCTGAACGCCGACTGGACCATCATCTGTCCGGCCTTCCCGGCCACAGGGCGCACGGTTTACCAGGGCCACCTGTTCGTTCACGGCGCGCTGCTAAGTGACAGCCCGATGCGCCACCACCCGCTGACCCCCATGACCGACGCCAACCTGCTGCGGCTTTTGGGCGCCCAGACCCAGCTGCCAGTGGGCCTGCTGCCGTACGCCGAGGTGCGGCGCGGTGCCGAGGCCGCGCCGCAGGCGCTGGACCACCTTGCCCGCCAGGGCCGGCGCCTGATCGTCACCGACGCGCTGACGGAAACGGACCTTCGGACGCTGGCCGAAGCCACCCAGGCCCTGCCGCTGATCACCGGCGCCTCGGGCCTGGCGGTCGGGCTGCGGCCGAACGGTTCTTCCGCGTCGGCTCGGGCGCTTCCGGCACCTGCCGGGCGGCGGGCGATCCTCTCCGGCAGCGCTTCGGCCGCGACCCTGGAACAGATCGGGCGAGCGCGGGCGCTCATGCCTTCCCTGAAGCTCGATGTCCTGAACCTGGCCGACGACTTCGAGGCGCAGATCAGCTCGGCCCTCCATTGGGCTGGTCAGCAGCCCCCGGACGCTCCCTTCCTGATCTACGGCAGCGGCACGCCAGAGGAAGTGCAGCAGGCTCAGGCCCGCCTGGGCGCGGCCCAGGCTGGCGCCTTACTGGAGCGGGCCCTGGCCGTCCTAGCCGGGCAGCTCGTCGCCGGCGGCGTCCGGCAGCTCATCGTGGCGGGTGGAGAGACCTCTGCGGCGGCGCTGCAAGCCCTGGAGGTGCAGCTGCTGCACATCGGCCCCGAAATCGCGCCGGGCGTGCCCTGGACGCTGGCCGAGCGGGAAGGCGAGCCGCTGTATCTGGCGCTGAAATCCGGCAACTTCGGCGGCCCCGATTTCTTTCTGGAAGCCTGGAAGGTGCTGGAGGGCGTTCACTCCGCCTGA